The segment CTGTTTGAGCTGTAACAACACCTAAAATAAGATCTCTGAAGAAACAGATTTTAGAGCACACGATGGAAGAATTATCAGGCGATATCTATGTAGGCAGAACTAAGTATAAAGGATAAGTAAacctaataaaaaattaaaaatctgcaaagtacagaagggaaaaaaaaaagaaatctacagCAGAAATTTTGGCTCTCAATTGGgatcctaagtcaaggactacctgtaggttTTGCTTTGTTGATCTTGTGCAAGctgatttttatttaaaatgaattgaACGCAGACTTAATTTTCCATCATgtgctatcctatcctatcctatcctattccattctatcctatcctatcctatcctgtcctatcctgtcctatcctgtcctatcctattctatcctgtcctatcctatcctatcctatcctatcctattctatcctatcctattccattctatcctattctatcctatcctatcctgtcctatcctgtcctatcctattctatcctgtcctatcctatcctatcctattctatcctatcctattccattctatcctattctatcctatcctatcctaacctaacctaacctgatCTAACCTAACTTAacgtatcctatcctatcctatttcaatttatattttattctaaatcAAGTACCTGTTTATCCCCAACCTGCTAGGCCATTCATGCAGAGAACTCCATAGTGCAACTGGGAGAAGGAAGTGGTCAAAAGAGAAAATGGATAGCCACATCCAGGAGCTacaatggcgcagtggttaaaatgcggtactgcaggttacttctgctgattgccggttgccagcagtttgattctcagcaGGCTCAatgttgacccagccttccatccttccgaggtcagtaaaatgaggagcaagTTTGTTGGGGACAGTAgaatgattctgtaaactgcttagagaaggctggaaaGCACTGGAAAGCGATCTATTAATGCTAGTGCTATTGCTACCTTAGTTTCATCCTGTGCAATGCAAATTTTTGCTGCTCTTATCAGCTTCTTCATTCGGTTTCTCTGGAGAGGGAATGTGATTTCAAAGTTCCGCTCTTTTCCTGTTTAGTAGGTGCCTCtctatttttgatttgatttgatttgatttgatttgatttgatttgatttgatttgtatgccgcccctctccgaagactcggggcggctaacaacaatataaaaagacaatgtaaacaaatctaatattaaaacaatctaaaaaaccccaatttaagaaaccaatcatacaaacaagcatatcatgtataaattctataagcctaggggggaaggggaaaaaatttcagttcccccatgcctgacgacagaggtgggttttaaggagcttgcgaaaggcaaggagggtgggggcaactctgatatctggggggagctgtttccagagggccggggccatcacagagaaggctcttctcctgggtcccgccaaacgacattgtttagtcgacaggacctggagaaggccaactctgtgggacctaaccggtcgctgggattcgtgcggcagaaggcggtcccggagatattctggtccgatgccatgaaggactttataggtcataagcaacactttgaattgtgaccgaaaattgatcggcaaccaatgcagactgcagagtgttggtgtaacatgggcatgccttgggaagcccatgattgctctcgcagctgcattctgcacgatctgaagtttccgaacacttttcaaaggtagccccatgtagagagcgttacagtaatcgaacctcgaggtgatgagggcatgagtgactatgagcagtgagtctCTATCCTAGTGTGAGAAGGACTGATAAGCCATTTAAGTAGGGATAAAACCAATAAAGTTTGGCCAGTTAGTTAAATCACCAGGATCTTCTATATCCAATCACAATGACTTTCTTAATAGGTAGAACCTTTAATTCTTATGGATACCTTGTGTTAAATGCCACCATCTCAAATTGATCCAGTAAGTTTTCATGGTTGAAGGTAAGCTTTAAACTAGGATTTAGGTTTCAGGTTGACTAGGACACTTAATTCGATTCTTGTGGGTACCTTTTACCATTGACTCTTCGTGTAGATGAATTTTATTAGGTTAGTTTCTCCCTGAAGAAAAGccctgaatgtttttttttaaaggtatactTTTGATTGCATTAGAATCTTATCTTACGGCAACAAGTGCTTCACAAACGGAATGTAATTATATTTTCTTAATCTTCCCTGGAGCACCCAGTtagaaaattaccttttttttagcAAGGCACAGAAAAGTTGAGATTAAGTAAAAGTCATTTGCTTCCCATCTCATTTTCTGATGCAAACTGATAAAAAGGCTGCCAGTTGAACAAAATCCTTTTCATtggttaggtcccccagagttggccttctccgggtcccgtcgactaaacaatttcgtctggcgggacccagggggagggccttctctgtggtggccccagtcctctggaaccaaccccccccagagattaggactgcccccaccctcctcgcctttcgtaagttattaaaaactcatttttgtcgccaggcatggggaaactaacacacaccccagttgtcaaggctggtgtatggtttgattggttgtgtgattttttaattttattacaagggttttaaattgcattttaaaattggatttgtacactgtttatgttgttgtgagccgccccgagtcgtcggagaggggcggcatacaaatctaataaattattattaattattattattgccaattTTAGAAAACGTCCTACAAGTAAATTTGGGCCTATGCTGCAGCCTACCGTGCAGGTATACATGGATTAAAAAGTCGTTAGCCCAACAGAAAttaggaatacagtgatacctcgtcttacaaacacctcgttatacaaacttttcgagatacaaacccggggtttaagatttttttgcctcttcttacaaactattttcaccttacaaatccaccaccgccgctgggatgccctgcctccggacttccgttgccagcaaagcacctgtttttgcgctgctgggattcccctgaggctcccctccatgggaaaccccacctctggacttccgtgtttttgtgatgctgcaggggaatcccagcagtgcaaaaatgggcactttgctggcaagggaagtccggaggtggggtttcccagcaaggggagcctcagtaaaatcgcagcatcacaaaaacacagaggtccggaggtggggttttgaggactccagtgtttttgtgatactgcgatttcactgatgctcccttcgctgggaaaccccacctccggacttccgttgccagcgaagcgctcatttttgcgatgctgggattcccctgcagcatcgcaaaaacacagaagtccggaggtggggtttcccatggaggggagcctcaggggaatcccagcagcgcaaaaacgggcgctttggctggcaaaaggggtgaattttgggcttgcacgcattaatcgcttttccattgtttcgtcttacaaactttccaccttaagaacctcgtcccggaaccaattaagtttgtaagacaaggtatcgctgtactgcgtccacttctggagacctcgcttaaaaaaaagaaactgatAAGATTGAGCAAGTCAGAAATGGGGAAGAAAAATGGTGCAAGGTCTAAGGGGCAAAACATATCAGGAGAAGTTGGATGAACTGAATATGTGCagcctggaagacagaagggaaaaggggggacccggctgaaacctttaaatatacagtgttccctcgattttcgcgggttcaaacttcgcgaatagcctataccacagtttttcaaaaagtattaattaaaaaaaccttcacgggttttttcctataccacggttttcccccacccgatgacatcatatgtcatcgccaaactaataatttttgcaaataaataacaaaaaaaataatggttgttaataaataattatgtttataaatatcaggatcactaagtgtcttattcaatggtgagtcccagtaataatggtgagtaaatggttgttaagggaatgggaaatggtcatttaggggtttaaagtgttaagggaaggcttgtgatactgtccatagccaaaaatggtgtatttacttccgcatctctacttcgcggaaattcgacttttgcgggcggtctcggaacgtatcccccgtgaaaatcgagagaacactgtacacGTTTTCTTTTTCCTCCACCAGTTTTCTGTATATTTATGTTTTCAACTTCAGGAGACATCCACTTGGCCCCTTAAAATCATAATGTGGCTTATTTCAGCAGAACGTATTATTACACAATTACAACACTTTGGATTTGTTAACACAGTCAGAGGTTTATTCAATACTGTACGGCGTTTGTGAAAACATTGAATCCACATGTCTTCAAATAATTTGTTTCCTGCAAGGTGGGAAATCGGTTATTTACAAAGAATATCTCCCATAAACGCATGcaccaaaagaaagagaaaattgcTCAATAAGCAAACTTTGTTTGCTACTGCTTCCCTGAAGTTTCTGGAGcgtgaaacagcctttcccaaggctgaaaatcagctggccggcgcacGCATGCGTGTTGAAGCTGAAACCTGGCAACGTGTCCCATGCCGTCTGATATAGCTCCACATGTCACCCATGGCATTCGTGCCACAGATTCACCATCACGGACAGGACATCTTATACAAGGATCTACCCTAGTTCACAGATGATGGTATCCAGGCATCAGGTTCAAAATTTTCCAGGATTCCCAATTCACTGGCTATGAGAAGCACAACAATAGCTGAAATATAAGCTCTTttgcaaattaataataataataatttattagatttgtatgccgcccctctccgaagacttggggcaactcacagcaataataaaaacaatggtatagcaaaacaaatctaatattaaaaaagaaatcatataaaaccctatcgtaTTTAAAAACcaagcaacacatacataccaaacataaaatattaaagcctgggggaaggtatctcaactcccccatgcctggcgataaagatgggtcttgagtagtttgcaaaagacaaggagggtgggggcagttctaatctccggggggagttgattccagaggggcggggtcgccacagagaaggctcttcccctggggcccgccaaacgacattggttagtcgacggacccagagaaggccaactctgtgggaccttatcggtcgctgggattcgtgcggcagaaggcggtcctggagatattctgtgCAAAGAGATGCTGTGTAAGATGAGATAATAACCTTGTGGTCATTTTTTGCAACACTGGGCTATCTTCTTTACCTAAATCATCCTGTCTTCTTGATGCTTCCCGGAAACAGCCACATATCAGCAACTTAAACCCATGAAATGCATGGGAATCAAAGTAACAGATACATTATGTGTATCTCCAGTtagaggaagaatggaaagaaagcaaggaaaatcACTTGGATGCCGTCAGGCAGGGGTTGCAGTTCCCACCGCTATCAGCACAATTCACGTCCAGCGTGcgtgcatcccagtgagattatgcttctgcgcatgtgcagaatctcACAAGGGGAAGCATGCAAGAGagagattacagtgttccctcgatttttgcgggggatgcgttccgagaccgcccgcaaaagtcgaatttccgcaaagtagagatgcggaagtaaatacactatttttggctatgaacaatatcgcaagccttcccttaacactttaaagccctaaattgcaattttccattcccttagcaaccatttagattattactcaccatgtttatttattaaagtttatttaaaaaaatatttattaaaggcagacgaaagtttggcgatgacatgtgacgtcatcgggcggggaaaaccgtggtatagggggaaaaacccgcaaagtatttttaaattaatacatttgaaaaaccgtggtatagacatttcgcgaagttcgaacccgcgaaaatcgagggaacactgtacagtgatttagtgcatgcgcagaagcaaaacaatttACCCAAATtgcatgtccccttgcaagattttgcaccctgcgcatgcacagaagcaaaataataataataataataataatttattagatttgtatgccgcccctctccgaagactcggggcggctcgctggaatgtgcacgcatgcatgccAATTACccagagctgcacacacagctccatttttgctgccaaTGCACAGTGCGACTCAATACTGAATGCCATTAAGATGCAAATGATAGAATGGATCAATTCCCAAATGCATTTCACAGTTAAACTTGGAGTACCTGAGTATATGTACATTGGAAGTCCTCAACATATTTCCCCGTTTTCTTTTTTTGGGTTTTAATGAAACCTAGTCCCATTCAGTCTATGGCGCCAGCAGTTGTACAATACTGTTTCTAACTTTCAAGAATGAGCATAGGGGAAATCTGGCTAAGATTCTTCAACGCAAAGCTGCCGAAATTACAATTAACAACATTCACATCGTCAAGGAATCAAATCAATTCCCAGAGCAATTTTGGCCAGTCCACTTGACCTCCAAAGAAGGATTTAAGAACTTTCCAAAGTCCGGAGGTCTTAATCGGGAAGAGCACACTTGATCCTGAGGACTTGTTCTCTCCGTCCTTCTGTTGAAGAGCTTATGGAGCAAAGGCGGCAGCCTGCAAATGTCCTTTATTCTGGTCCAGAAGCTACAGCACGAATGCTTCACCGCGgaagaagagaaataaaagatGATGGGGTCCAAACAGGCGTTGAAGGTGCTGAGAAGCAAGACTTTCATCCGCCACTCGGGATTTTCCCACTGAACGTAACTCACCACGTGGGAGATGTTGTAAGGTGCAAAACAGATGATGAAGACAGCTAAGGTGGCCGCCACCAACCCCACCGCTCGGTGCTTTTTGCTCCTGTGGATACGTGGTGAAGAGATCACGATCCTTACAAAGCCAAAATAGCAGAAGCAGGTGATTAGGAATGGCACCAGGAAAAGTACAATGCTGACCTCCAGGCGAACAGGGAGCAGGATTTGGAGTTGCTTCTCCGTGAAAAGGTCGTAACAGACATTCCGGGAGGGCCCACTTGGAAGGGAATAGTTGTCCCGGTTGAACTCCGTGATATACACAATGCTGCAGTGGCCAAAAGACCAGATCCAAATGACCAGGCTGGCAATTTGAGCATAGACTGCCTGACACCTCAGCTTGTACTGGATGGGATAAGCTACGCCCAGGTAGCGATCCACGCTGACCGCGGTGAGGAAGAGCATGCTGGTATAAATGGTGCTGAAGTAAGCGAAGCCGCTAAGGGggcaaagaaaaggggggaaggcCCAGCGGCCCGCGATCTGCTCTGCCATCTTGAAGAGGAGGAAAACCAGGAAGCCGAGATCGGAAATGGTGAGGTTGAGGAGGAAGATGCAGTTGGAGGTGGCCTTGACTCTCATCTTCTGGATGAAAGCAGAGAGGGCCAACAGGTTGGTGGGAAGGCCAATTAGGACAGTGAGCGCGTAAACGGCAATGTAGGTGTTCCGGGTTTCAGAGTCGGGAGCCATGCTGGAAGATTTCCAcctgtggggggaaaaaaatgagATGTTAAGAGCGTTCTATCGATTCatcaagagaggaagaaaggggaaaTGAAACCCTGCACCTGTATATTCCTGACCCACCTTCACTTTTGAAAACATGGAAAGACGTGATATTGCCGAAAGGGTAAAATATTTAGCTAGGAGGAAAAGCTTAGAAATAATCAATCAAAAGCAAATAGATTCGATTGCTTAATTGTACCTGGATTATCGttgtattgtaccttatgattcttgacgaacatatatatttttatttattatttatttatttatttatttattgttagagttggaagggaccatgcgggtcatcaagtccaaccccctgcctaagcaggaaccctatagcagtgattttcaaccttttttgagccatggcgcattttttacatttacaaaaccctggggcacattgagttgggggggggggggggctaaaaaaagtttggacagtttttttctctctctcttcctccctttcgctctatttctctctcccttcttttttctctctctccatccctttctttctctctctcttccttcctctcttttttgctctctttctccctacctccctctatgtctttctctctcccaccctccctctctttctctttctttctctctttctttctctctctcttgctttctttctctctcttgttctttctctctctctctttctctctctctttctctctcgttttctttttctctctctttctttctttctctttctttctttctttctctctctcttgctttctttttctctctctctctctctctctctttctttctcttgttttctttctctctctgagcttcgcggcacacctgaccatgtctcacggcacactagtgtgccacggcacactggttgaaaaacactgccctatagcatcctagtgaaatggcagtccaatttcctcttgaaaatgtccagagtattggagttcaataCTcaagttattttatttgtatcttttttttaatgtacactgagagtaaacgcacgaagacaaattccttgtgtgtccaatcatgctcggccaataaagaattctatcctatcctattctattctactctactctactcattgTTATGGTAACCTTATAATAAAGTAGTACTTGTATTTATAAttctgacattattattattattattattattattattattattattattattattattattagtagcagtagtagtagtagtaattttttatttattattattattatttatatttgtatgccgcccttcttcaaaGACTCGGAGACATCTTAGTTTGGTCTAACTTGAAGACCAAGTTAGAAAACTAGGGAAGGACAAATCCGAGGCAATTAATCAAACTGCATTTTTATCTTTGGACACAGAAAAGATTGACAGAATCTTTCCACAACAGACTTGCATTGCACATTCGCACTGCCTCTTGCAGCAGGTTTGCTGTCCTTACAGATTTAATGCAAGGCAGGTTCAGAACCCCAATTCTCTTCCCTCCCGGCACTGTTTTCTAGCAGGGGAAACCCACCAGCCCATCGCCctgcaaaatattatatttttatttttatacttttgtatttttgtatttttgtatttttgtatttttgtatttttatatttttatatttttatatttttatatttttatatttttatatttttatatttttatatttttatatttttatatttttatatttttatatttttatatttttatatttttatatttttatatttttatatttttatatttttatatttttatatttttatatttttatatttttatatttttatatttttatatttttatatttttatatttttatatttttatatttttatatttttatattttttatttttatatatttttagatttttagatttttagatttttagatttttagattatttttagatttttagatttttagatttttatattatttttagatttttagatttttagatttttatattatttttatattatttttatatttattttattttattttattttattttattttatttattattttattttattttattttattttattttattttattttattttattttattttattttatttatttcatttcatttcatttcatttcatttcattttattattttatttttatttttatttttatttttatttattattgtttaattcattatatttgtatgctgctcttctctgcaaacttggggtggctcacagagtaATATGTGGAGGTCCTGGCTGGGGAACAAATTTGTTTCCGTAACGTCCACTTTTTTCTCCTGCTCCGTTTTGCCTTAAgaccattgctgtgcccagagaGGGTTAAAAGAAGAGCAAAAAAATTCCAGTTGGTACCCAATAAAAAGGAAGCTTTTATTCCCATCGCAACAGGTAGCTCACTCCCATTTATCTCAAAAGCTCCCATCATatcctatgacagtgatggtgaaccttttttggctcgggggccaaaagggtgtgcacgcCTGCGatcgtgtatgtgtgtgccctcaccctctctctccatgcatgtgcacaatctcCACACTGCCTCCCAAGCATGTGTACAATCTCCCACACTGCCCACACACATATGttcacaggcctcactaaaggccctagaccagtgatggtgaacctttttttccctcaggcgcCAAAAAAGCGTGGGTGCACACTATCGGacgtgcgcaagtgcccacaaccataattcaatgtctggggagagcgaaaacagcttcccctgccccctagaggcccactggaggctggaaatggccttttccccaacttctggtgggcccaataagaTCGTGTTTTGCCCACCTCAGGCTCCAatgtcttccctggagccaggggagggtaaaaacaccctcccccgtccccttggaggctctctggaagccaaaaatgctgtcCCAGAGCTTTTTTGGTGGCTGGctcacacatacacgttggagctgaactagggcaacggctcacgtgccagcagatatggcttcgtgtgccacctgtggcccccgtggcatagatttgccatcactgccctagaacttCGGTAGGCCCcttggttcaggaggctttcctgaagcctggggagagtgaaaacagccgaaaagaaggccgaaaatcaactgACTAGCACTGTGGAACTGACATATGGTAGCAGCTCAcgtaccctcagatatggctccgcatgccacctgtggcacccgtccataggttcgccatcactgtcctatgatattatttatgtatgtatgtgtgtgtgtgtgtgtattatg is part of the Erythrolamprus reginae isolate rEryReg1 chromosome 11, rEryReg1.hap1, whole genome shotgun sequence genome and harbors:
- the LOC139173976 gene encoding free fatty acid receptor 3-like, with protein sequence MAPDSETRNTYIAVYALTVLIGLPTNLLALSAFIQKMRVKATSNCIFLLNLTISDLGFLVFLLFKMAEQIAGRWAFPPFLCPLSGFAYFSTIYTSMLFLTAVSVDRYLGVAYPIQYKLRCQAVYAQIASLVIWIWSFGHCSIVYITEFNRDNYSLPSGPSRNVCYDLFTEKQLQILLPVRLEVSIVLFLVPFLITCFCYFGFVRIVISSPRIHRSKKHRAVGLVAATLAVFIICFAPYNISHVVSYVQWENPEWRMKVLLLSTFNACLDPIIFYFSSSAVKHSCCSFWTRIKDICRLPPLLHKLFNRRTERTSPQDQVCSSRLRPPDFGKFLNPSLEVKWTGQNCSGN